CAGATACGGATGCTGATTCGTCGACGTAATGTTGTTGTAGAAGATCGCACCCGAAAGAATCACCTCCGTCACCGGACGGTACTGCAACCCGGCGAAGTACAACTCGTTACGTGCAGCCACCCCCGGCACATTGCTCAGATACCACTGATAACCGACGTAGGGCTTGAAGTTGCCGATTGCGTAACTCGCACCAGCGGCCACGCGCTGGGTCGTCTTTCCCTGCGTCGCGATGGCCGTGCCCTGCTGCTGGTCGTACACGAGCGAGGCATTCAGCGGCCCGTTGGCGTAACCCACCGACACGCTGTATTCCTTGCCCACGCGCCACTCGCCCGCCACCTGCCCGCCGTTGGCGATGGTGGCGTCATAGCCCGTCGAAAACAACCCCGCGACCTTGAAACCGTTGAAGTTGCCTGCGTACTTGATCGAGTTGTCCGCCTTGCCCGCGAACTGCGCGTCGAGTGCGGGCAACGCATAGCTGTAATAGCCGAGCGGGTCGAGTTCGAGGAACGCGTCGTAAATCAGATTCTTCTGACGGCCAACGGTCAGCGCGCCCCATTCGTTCTGCAACCCCACGTAGGCCTGACGACCGAACATCCGCCCGCCCTGCTGTAACACGCCGTTGTTCAGGTTGAAACCGGACTCCAGTTGCATGATGGCCTTGAGGCCACCGCCGAGGTCTTCCGACCCCTTGAAGCCGAAGCGGTTCTGCACCTGTGATCCATTGCTCGCGCGCACGACCGATTGCTTGCTGCCGTTCGCGCCGACACCGGCGTTGCTGAGATATTCGACGCTGTTGTCGAGAATCCCGTAGATCTGCAACCCGTCCGCCTTGACGCCGCCTGCTGCGAGCGTCAGTGCCATTGCCATCCAAACCTTGCGTTTCATGACATTCCCTTATTTATATTGGACTACGAACTACACTTCGGCCATCTACTGCGGGTACGGCACGCCCTTACACCGCCATGCCGCCATGCCGGGCAAGCGCGCTTCGGGTCAATGCCATATCGGGGAGGATTGCGATGTCAGGCGGCGTGCATGGTCGGTGTTCTCCGCCTCGATGCCGCAAGTCCGGACGACGATGACGACACGTCGACACCCGCCCGGAGACCATTACGTAACGCCGTCATCTGCGCCAGAATCGCCAGCGCAATCTCGGGCGGCGTGCGCGAGCCGAGCGGCAAGCCGACAGGCCCATGCAATCGTTCGATTTGCGCGGTGCTCAGATCGAACATCGCCAGCCGCTCGCGGCGCGAGGCCTGATTGCGATGCGAGCCGATCGCACCGACATAGAACGCCTCGGACTTCAGCGCTTCGAGCAGCGCCATGTCGTCGAGTTTGGGATCGTGCGTGAGGGCCACGATCGCCGTATTTCCATCGGGACGCAGGCGCACGATGAGATCGTCCGGCATCTCCTTCGTGCGCGTGACGTGAGGAGACGTCTCGTGCGCGGCGTCGCGATGATCGTGAATGTCGCGCGGGTCGCAGATCACGATCTGGTAGCCCAGCGGCAACGCCATGTGCACGAGATGCTGCGTGAGTTGTCCGTCGCCGATCACGATGATTCGCCAGCGCGGCCCGAACGGGACCGACAGCCGCGTCGGCGTATAGGCGAACGCCGCCGGTTGACCGACGCCGCGCACGCGCGCCTGTCCGGTGCGCAGATCGAGTTCGCGAACTCCGAGACGTCCGGCCGCGATGGCCGAGCGCATCGCGTCGAGTGCGCTACGCGGCGTGACGCATTCGATGACGAGTTCCAGCGTGCCACCGCACGGCAGACCGAACCGGTGCGCTTCGTCGGCACTGAGGCCGTACGTCTGCACATGGGGACGCAATCCCGGACGAAAGCCTCGTGCGACCTTCGCGAGCAGATCGTCCTCGATGCAGCCGCCCGAGACCGATCCGGCGACGCGTCCGCGCGCGGTGAGCGCCATCATCGCGCCGACCGGCCGCGGTGCGGAGCCCCACGTGCGGGCGACGGTCGCGAGCAACACGTCGTCGCCCTGCGACTGCCAGCGCGCGATGGCGTCCAGCACCTCGGCATCGATCCCGTCCATTACCCTCGCCCCTTGCCGATATCGTCAATCGCGGCCGCCTGACGTAGCGCGCGCGCTTCGGTCACCGTTTGCGGCAACGGCATCGAACGCGGCCGCACGCCCGTCGCGCGACGAATCGCCTGTGCGACCGCCGGTGCCATCGGCGGCAGCGACACTTCGCCACAGCCCTGCGGCGGACGATCGCTCGGCAGAATCACCGTTTCGACTTTGGGCATCTCCACGAGATACAGCAGCGGGTAGTCGCCGAAGTTGCTCTGTTCGACGCCGCCGTTCGCAAACGTGATCTGACTCTTGAACGTGTTCGTCAACGCGAAGCCGATGCCGCCTTCGATGTTCGCGCGGATAAGGCTCGGATTGATCGCGCGACCGCAGCCGACGCCGCACACCACACGTTCGATCTTGAAGCGATCGCCCACGACACGCAGTTCCACCGCGACGGCGACGTACGTGGAGAACGCTGCGCCGCGTCCCGTGTAGGTGCAGTAGCCGAAGCCACGATGTACGCCCGCTTTCGCCTTCGTCCGCCATCCGGCTGCCTTCTCCGTCTCTTCGACGACACGCGTGGCGAGCGGATCGTGCTTCAGCAAACGCTTGCGATACTCAATCGACTCGATGCCCGCGGCGTCCGCCATCTCGTCGATGAAGCTCTCGAGAAAGAACACACTCGACGTCGAACCGACCGAGCGCATGAAGCTCACGGGAATGTTCGGTTGCGGCACGTCGATGCCCTCGACGCGCAGATTCGGTACGGCGTAGACCAGGTCGTAGAGGCCGTCGAGCATGGTCTCGTCGTAACCGGCCTTCTCGTAGTGATCCTTCTTGATGACGTTGTACATGGACTGCCCCGCCACACGCAGGTGCATGGCTTTGGGCAGACCGTCGTCACCGAGCACGGCCTGGAAGCGTCCCGATGCGCAGGGCCGGTAGAAGCCGTGACGGATATCGTCCTCACGCGAGCGGATCACTTTGACGGGGCGACCCACGGCCGCCGACGCGACAGCCGCATGAATCACGAAGTCGGGGACGTACTTGCGGCCAAAGCTGCCGCCGAGGAACGTCGTATGCACCGTGACCTTTTCAGGCGGCAGCTTGAAGATGCCGCCCAGCGCCCAGCGCACTTTGTCCTGCCCCTGAATCGGGCCCCACACTTCGATTTCGCCTTTGTCGCGGCGCACGTGCACGGTGGCATTCACCGGCTCCATCGTCGCGTGCACGATGTAGGGCGTGTGATATTCGCCCGTCACCACCTTGCCGCCCGCGACGATCAGTGCGGGCGCGTCGCCGATGTTCGTGGCGACACCCCCCTTCGCTTTGATCAGTGCTTCACGACGCTGCGCCATGATCGTCGTGCTGTCGGCGGCGGGACCGGCTTTCCATTCGACGTCGAGCGCATCGCAGGCTTTCTTCGCACGCCAGTAATCGTCGGCCACGACGATGACAGCGTCCTTCGCCAGCACCACGTCGTGCACGCCTTTGCGCGCCTTGATCTCATCGCGATTGCGCACCGACAGCGGCGTGCCGCCCGACGTCGGGGCCATGAGAATGGCGCCGATGAGCATGTCCGGCACCTTCACGTCGATGCCGAAGACGGCCGAGCCGTCGACCTTCGACGGCGTATCGAGACGAGGGACCGCG
The Pandoraea oxalativorans genome window above contains:
- a CDS encoding XdhC family protein; its protein translation is MDGIDAEVLDAIARWQSQGDDVLLATVARTWGSAPRPVGAMMALTARGRVAGSVSGGCIEDDLLAKVARGFRPGLRPHVQTYGLSADEAHRFGLPCGGTLELVIECVTPRSALDAMRSAIAAGRLGVRELDLRTGQARVRGVGQPAAFAYTPTRLSVPFGPRWRIIVIGDGQLTQHLVHMALPLGYQIVICDPRDIHDHRDAAHETSPHVTRTKEMPDDLIVRLRPDGNTAIVALTHDPKLDDMALLEALKSEAFYVGAIGSHRNQASRRERLAMFDLSTAQIERLHGPVGLPLGSRTPPEIALAILAQMTALRNGLRAGVDVSSSSSGLAASRRRTPTMHAA
- a CDS encoding molybdopterin cofactor-binding domain-containing protein, producing the protein MNDTSRTALASSSRRQWLKGVSLAAGSLLIPISASWLTSPEARAADAADGHLVEINDWIRIDADGTTVLGLSQCEVGQGVYTGLPQVLADELDADWRRVRVEFVTARDAYRTAAANEALQQFVGASMSATLFYERLRIAGAQAREALVVVAARRFGVRTTNCVTRDGRVMHPQSGRSLGYGELVAEAAKLPLNPHPRLKNEAAHSLIGRAVPRLDTPSKVDGSAVFGIDVKVPDMLIGAILMAPTSGGTPLSVRNRDEIKARKGVHDVVLAKDAVIVVADDYWRAKKACDALDVEWKAGPAADSTTIMAQRREALIKAKGGVATNIGDAPALIVAGGKVVTGEYHTPYIVHATMEPVNATVHVRRDKGEIEVWGPIQGQDKVRWALGGIFKLPPEKVTVHTTFLGGSFGRKYVPDFVIHAAVASAAVGRPVKVIRSREDDIRHGFYRPCASGRFQAVLGDDGLPKAMHLRVAGQSMYNVIKKDHYEKAGYDETMLDGLYDLVYAVPNLRVEGIDVPQPNIPVSFMRSVGSTSSVFFLESFIDEMADAAGIESIEYRKRLLKHDPLATRVVEETEKAAGWRTKAKAGVHRGFGYCTYTGRGAAFSTYVAVAVELRVVGDRFKIERVVCGVGCGRAINPSLIRANIEGGIGFALTNTFKSQITFANGGVEQSNFGDYPLLYLVEMPKVETVILPSDRPPQGCGEVSLPPMAPAVAQAIRRATGVRPRSMPLPQTVTEARALRQAAAIDDIGKGRG
- a CDS encoding porin, whose product is MKRKVWMAMALTLAAGGVKADGLQIYGILDNSVEYLSNAGVGANGSKQSVVRASNGSQVQNRFGFKGSEDLGGGLKAIMQLESGFNLNNGVLQQGGRMFGRQAYVGLQNEWGALTVGRQKNLIYDAFLELDPLGYYSYALPALDAQFAGKADNSIKYAGNFNGFKVAGLFSTGYDATIANGGQVAGEWRVGKEYSVSVGYANGPLNASLVYDQQQGTAIATQGKTTQRVAAGASYAIGNFKPYVGYQWYLSNVPGVAARNELYFAGLQYRPVTEVILSGAIFYNNITSTNQHPYLLAANAAYLLSKRTQLFAEVGFSRNQNGSNLGVAGYGMSIVPGSNQLGVAVGLSHYF